ttcagcagtggaacatgcagccccagagtgtggtggaagctccatcTCTAGAGGCTTTTAAAggaaaggttggatggccatctgatgggaGTGTTTTCATtccatggtagggggttggagtGAATAATATTTGTGatttctcccaactctatgattctatccccaCACCCATTCCACATATATAGGACAGATTGATGATTTCAAGCCCCTTTTCTGGTGCTGTTATAATACAGCGCTGCATCTACGTACACTATAGAACTgatcgtttatttatttatttaaaacatttatattccgtccttctcactccaaaggggactcatggcagtgcacaacatacaaatggcaaacattcagtgccagggcATGAATTCATTACATATGCgtaagtagtaaaggtaaaggttttcccctgacattaagtccagtcgtgtccaactctaggggttggtactcatctccatttctaagcctaagagccggcattgtctgtagacacctccaaggtcatgtggccagcatgactgcatggagcaccattaccttcctgccagatctactcacatttgcatgttttggaactgctaggttggcagaagctgggactcacagcagaagctcatgtcactccccggatttgaacatgcaacctttcggtcaacaactttagcagctgagtggtttaacccatagcgccaccaggggctccataattatatgcatacatacatattaaaaaacatttgtctcaacattaaaatacactgctTAAAACCGTCTTGATCATCTGCATCTAATTTAATTGGtttggtaaggtttcctatcactgctttattgcactgtcctgaaagcttgatcTATATAGTTCTATAACTAACCTTCAAAGGCGCgactggtagggatgagagacagggctttctcagtggtggctcctcgactatgAAACTCCCTGGCTAGTGGGATTAGATTGGTCCCTTATCACCTGTCATTTTGCAAAcatgtgaaaacttggctttgggaggaagcatttggcccagcataattatctgtataatacagttggaattggctttggattgatgaatatgattaAATGATTATCTGGCGTTGGATCTCTGCACAATAGTTGTCTAATGTTttcatatgttgttttaatgttgtttaaattgtttctaactgttgttgttgtttgggcatggaataatggtcacaggttcgaatccggggagcggcatgagctcccgctgtaggTCAAGAGGTACAactctgacaggaaggtaatggcgctccatgcaatcatgaccttggaggtgtcaatggaaaacactggctctttggcttagaaatggagatgagcaccaacccccagagtcagacacaactggacttatgtcaggggaaaaccgaCCTTTAccttaggcattttctaggttctgtagtgtgacaggcatcctcagaagttgtgagatctattggaaaggatgcctgccacagatgcaggcaaaacgtcaggagagaatgcttctagaacatggccatacagcccaaaaaacctacaacaacctaaagaGGAGGGTATTCAGAAAAAATGCccctagcacagtgtttctcaacctgggtgggggtcgtgagggggtgtcaaaggggttgccagacacaatatttctgttggtcgtgggggttctgtgtaggaagtttggcccaattctatcattggtggggttcagaaagctctttgattgtaggtgaactatatatcccagcagctacaactcccaatgttaagtctattttcccaaaaatctaccagtgttcacatttggccataatgagtatttgggccaagtttggtcgagatccatcattgtttgagtccacagtgctctctggatgttggtgaactacaacttcaaaactcaaggtcaatgcccaccaaacccttctggtattttctgttggtcatgggagttttgtgtgccaagtgtggttcaattctatcgttggtgaaattcagaatgctctttgattgtaggtgaactatatatcccagcagctacaactcccaatgtcaagtctatttcccccaaaatccaccagtgttcacatttaggcatattgagtattcgtgccaagattggtcgaaatccatcattgtttgagtccacagtgctctctcgatgttggtgaactacaactccaaaactcaatgtcaatgcccaccaaacctttctggtattttctgttggtcatgggagctttgtatgccaagtgtggttcaattttatcgttggtgaagttcagaatgctcttagattgtaggtgaactatatatcccagcagctacaactcccaaatgtcaagtttatttcccccaaaatccactagtgttcacatttgggcataatgagtatctgtgccaagtttggttgagatccatcactgtttgagtccacagtgctctctggatgttggtgaagtacaactccaaaactcaaggtcaatgcccaccaaacccttctggtattttctgttggtcatgggaattttgtgtgccaagtttggctgaattccatcattggtgaagttcagaatgctcttggattgtaggtgaactataaatcccagcaactacaactcccaaatgacaaaaccaatccctcccaatccaaccagtattcaaatttgggcataatgaggtgtttgtgtcaaatttggtccagtgaatgaaaatacatcctgcatatcagatttttttacattacaattcagaacagtagcaaaattgcagttatgaagtagcaatgagaataattttctggttgggggtcaccacaacatgaggaactgcattaaggggtcactgcatgaGAAAGGTTGAGAGTCCTGAGTCTGGTGAGCTTTGAAGAGCATCACCAACCCACTTCCTCGGATGTCCTGAACCTTGCTTCTATGATTGTTGATGTTCTTTCCCTCGAGATTTCCCTTTCAACCCTgcgagcttccttccttccttcccttcccttggaCTTCAGGAAttaaaaaggaggagagaaaaaaatagcTTCCAGCCACCCGATGCCGCCTTTGCGCAATACAATCGCtgggtgtttttttccccctccttcccttctttgcttctttttttttttaaatcaaaaagcGACAGGGTGTCTAGACGCCCACGTGATAAGAGAGGACGGGGagaggcggcgaggaggaggaggaggagaggattggagaggaggaggaggaggaggaagagagtggCCCACTGCGCAGTCGGAAAGCTACCCAAAGCCAggcgggagaaggaggaggggaaagagaggaggaagaggaagagaggagggagaagaggggacTGGGTTGTGGGGAGGGGGCAGAAGGGACCCCAGCCCACATTAGCCCCCCTTCCCCTGTCGCCTTGGCACGAAAAAACCAGAGCCAACGCAGAGCATATCGAGCGCGCACAATCCGTGCGTAAAAGGGACTGGCGCACAAGCCGGGAGGGGGGGCACCCCTTTCCCGCCTCTCCCCCTCTTTGTAAGAACCCAAATCCAACATTGTATGGCGACCACTCCATTCTGAAAAGGCTCTTCTTTCTATCCGTGCCCGCATAAGCCTCCCAAGCGAGGTCGGCtcgaaaaaaggaagggaggaaaaggctgGAGAGGGAAGCGAGGCCAGGGCGCACGGCGCGCCTCCTTCTGTTGGCTTCCACTCCTTGCGCTTGAAGAAGGAGGTAGAAAGGGAGCGGaaaaagggcaggagggagggaaaggagagagagagaggaagcccGGGCCGAAGGAGAGCTCTGggtctcccccttctcctcccccctccctccctgttgtgcgcgtatgtgtgtgtgtgtctgtgcgtCGTCTCTGTGTGTGTCGACAGAGGCGCTGCTCCggctggaaggaaggagggcgcaGACAGCCgtcagaggaaggagaaggaggcgcGGAGGGAACCgcattggagagagagagagacgcagacacacacacacaacacacacacacagacagagacagacaggAGGCTTGGCTGGCGACACTCTGCCCCCGCCTGTCATTCCTCGGTCCTTCCCTCCTCGCCGACTTCTTGGGCACCGCGgcgtttcctctctctctctcttcttcgtctttcctttcccccttttcctttcctttcctttcctccccttccccctccaaaAAAGAGGAGATTGTGGGGGAGAACTTGGCACCGAGGAAACCTCGCTCTTGTGccgaggaaaggaaggaaggaaggcaagcctTTCCAAGAAGAAGGGGGCTGCTGGCTTTGCACGGAAAGGCGATGCTCCagctttggaggaggaggaggagaagcccccCAGTGTAGAaaagcccccctcctcctctccctcctcaccAAAGCCAGGCACGGATTTCTTTTTGGTCTGGATGAGAAGAAACCTCGCGATTGTGGCAGTGGATTGGTCTTAAAGACTCGCTACAAATATATATCTATTTTGCCTCGCCCTCCTTTGAGCAGGACCACATCTAGAGATTCCTTGGGAAGGATTGTGCATTGATTGAGGATCCTCCGGAGCAGCAGCGTGTGCCTTGCTGGAGAGAGGGagactttcttctcctcctttcctgtgTTTCTTTCGCagccccttcttttccttcaggggcgggggaggaggaggaggaggaggaggagggaactaaGCCACGCAACTCCTCCATCCTCACTCACTTCAGAAGACGACTTGGCTCTAGGcttgggagaagaagaggaaggagaaggagaagcaccCTTGGAAATacacctttcttttcttccttttccttccatccatccggATTGTGTTTCTTTGGAGGAGAAGCGAGCGAGGGCATGGTGTCTATCTCTTGGCTCTGACTCGGTGTGTTGTGTTGCTCtttgaggagggaagggaaggcgaAAGGAAGGCCTCCCCACGAACTCCCTCgcgctctctttctctccttccgtgGATGTAAAGGCGGCGGATTCCTTTCCGAGGCCGAGGCGGAGAGGGGCCTTTCGTGGGTCTCCCTCCCttgtttttcccctccctccttcccccgtTTCTCGGCTCTCCCTCCGCGGCCCCATCATCATTTCAGGCTGCTGGCCCTGGCTGCCTGGACTCGGGCCCCGGATCCTTCATGAGTTGCGGACGGCATGCCCGCTGCTTAGCCGGGGAGCGCCCTTCTTCTCGTCCCGCATGTTCAGGACCAAACGCTCGGTGCTCGTTCGGAGACTCTGGCGGAGCCGTGCCCCGggagcagcggcggcggcggcctcaGCAGCGGCGGGAGCTGGGGGAACCGGCCACGGAGGAGGAGGAACCGGCGGAGGCAGCTCCAGCGGCGGAGGAGGCGACGAGGAAGGCGGCGGGGAGCTGGGCGAGGGCGCGCTGGATCCCCGGGCGcatggcggcggcggaggaggagggagccgGGTTTGCTGCCTGGGCAAAGGCGGCGGCAAGGCCCCCAAGGGCCCCCACGCGGGCGGCTCGGAGGCGGAGCTGAAGGCGCTGACCCACGCCGTGCTCAAGCGGCTGAAGGAGAAGCAGCTGGAGGCGCTGCTCCAGGCCGTGGAGTCCCGCGGCGCCACCCGCACCGCCTGCCTCCTCCTGCCCGGCAAGGGCGACGCCAAGCTGGGGCCCCACTGGTACTCCCTCCCGCTCCTCCTCGGAAAGGTCTTCCGATGGCCAGACCTCCGGCCCGGCGCCGAGCTCAAGCGCCTCCCCGCCTGCGAGTCCTACGGGAAGGCGCCCGGGCCCGAGCCCCTCTGCTGCAACCCCTTCCACCTCAGCAGGCTCTGCGAACTCGGTAGGTAGCCGGGATTGGAGGGGGGCTTGGGCAGGGGGGCGCCACTTTCGCAACCGCTTCCCCCACTCTtcccctccatctctctccacttcttcccctctttcttccagTATTTCTTTCTCagtttcttccttcatttctttatcAATTTCTTCCTCCATTGGAAGGGTattggagggggaaaggggggagggggcgcCCCTTCCTCCACTGCTTCCCCCACCCTTCCTCTACTTCTTCCCCTGCTTCCCTTTCAATTTTCCCCTCTATTATCCTCTTCATTTGTTCCTTCATTTCTTTATCAATTTCCTCCATTGGAAGGGaattggagggggaaaggggggtaGGGGGCGCCCCTTCCTCCACTGTTTCCTCCACTGTTTCCTCcactcttcttctacttcttcccttgcttctttctccatttttctctctattatcctctccatttcttccttcatttctttatcCACTTCTTTCCCCATTGGAAGGGGATCGGAGGGGGGATTGTGGAAGGGAGTGCCCCTTCCTCAACTGCTTCCCCCACTCTTCCCCTGTTTCTTCCTCTGCTTATTTCTCcatttcttcctttatttctctctccatatttttctccatttctttaTCCACTTCTTCCCCCATTGGAAGGGGATTGGAGGGAGAATTGGGGTAGGGGGCGCCCCTTCCTCAACTGCTTCCTCCACTCTTCCCCTACTTCTTCCCCTgcttctttttccatttcttcccctatttctctctccatttcttcttcccccatatcttccttcatttctttatcCTTCCCCCATTGCAGGGGGATTGGAGTGGGAAAGAGGAGGGGGCGCCCCTTTCCCCACTACTTCCCTTACTCTTCCCTGCTTTGTCCcgttttttcttccatttcttccactgtttttttcttaatttcttcctcaatttctttctccatcttctccatttcttccttgtttctttttctatttctttctccatttctttaactatttctttttccatttctccccttttctttccctcatttctttctccatttcttccctcatttcttcatttttctcaaccccccccccctatttttttcctttacatcttcatttctttctccttttctttctctattaCTTCCCCATCCCCTTCTATTCCTAGTAATGTAAACACATGCTGCCTGTAGCTTAAACACTGCCAATGCATTCAGGTGGGAAGTTGCAAGGCTCTGGCCAAGGCTGCCCTCAGCTGTGTGGGTCTGGATTTGTGGGTCCACTTGGGGGCcacctccctccattctcagggCATCCTGTTTGTGTAAATACTGCAAATACAGCTTGGACCAAAAGTCACCTAAGGGTTTCATTCCTTTTTACTTTGTTCATGACTTATAATGCTCATAGCATCCTGTACACAGTATATGAAAGGGAAATAAAATTTCAGGATGGATAACATCTTGTCAAACTTTTTGAAAAGTTGTTAAAAGTGTCAGGGAccgttgttaggaattgtgggagttggaagtccaaaacacttggagggaaggccacagtttgcccaggcctgaactAGAGCCTAGTCGTTGCTGTGAGAAGTTGCAGACCTCATAAGGCAGGCAACAGCTTTGTGTATCTGGATTTGTGGTTCCCCTTGGAGACAGGGTTGCCATGAACTTCCTTGCTGCCCTTTTGGAGGAGTGGGATTGTGAGTTAAGGTTGGAAAGGGCAACCATTTTCATTAGCATCTTTGGATCTGCAGGCCTCAAAAGTGTACACTTTTCAAAAGTGTTACTTAAAAGTTATGTTTTGCATGCACCTAAGCCAAggaaaaaatattgtgtattttaGACTTCCCGTATGCATCTCCTTGGTTGTCTTGTAAATAAGTAAACAAGGGGAAAAATTCCTTGGGAGTGTTTTAATTCCAGGCTTGAAAGAAGCCGGAGGGAAACTTTGTATAAGAAGTGTATCATTGCAGAGAGCCTTGCAGTTTGCAGACTTGCTCTGATCTGTTTGTTTATGTGTCACAAGGAAGGAGAAGAGCATGAAACAAGTAAGTTTTGGGATGAGTTTTTGTAAACAATTAAGGAAAAAACCCCATATTCTTAAATCTCTGACACATTGTTTTCAAAACTGCCAGGACTCTATAGTAAATAGTCTACAAACAATCAGAACTCCTTTGTCCTAGAgttaacattttgcaaaaaatatGTATAAAAGGGACTGGGTGGGTTGGTTGAAATCCATCCTGGGATCTGTTGCTTTCCCCTCCAGCTCTGCAGCTCAGCCAGAGGTTTGCAAAAGGAATCCAACCCTTGGCTGCTTTTGAAGTCCTCTccatgtcccccccccctcctcctctttcaaccCTCTATAATATAGAAGGGAAAACACATAATTTCCAGGCACCAGTTTGAAggcttgcttccttccctcttccggGCAGCTTGCCTTGGGTTTGGGGTTtttcaaattgggagggaggggagaggaagaaagaaagggaaagattgagaaagagagagaaaatataagCACAACATGCCTGAAATCCTCAGTGGCGAACTTCAGCTGTTATTGTTGTGAAGTTCACAGCCTGCATTAATGTGTTGAGTGGGCACATACACAACTGCTCTGGtctgtgtgttgtcaaaggctttcatggccagaatgactgggttgctgtgagttttccaggctgtatggccacgttccagaagcatttgcttCTGACGCTTTGGTCTGTTTTAGATCTACAGTCACAACTATCCTCAAGTTTTAATTTTCAGTTATTGTTGTGAAGTTCACAGACTGCATTAATGTGTTGGGTGGGTATACACAACTGCTTTGGtctgtgtgttgtcgaaggctttcatggccagaatgactgggttgctgtgagttttccaggctgtatggccatgttccagaagcatttgctgTTGATGCTTTGGTCTGTTTTAGATCTACAGTCACAACTATCCTCAAGTTTTAATTTTCAGTAATAGTTGTGAAGTTCACAGCCTGCATTAATGTGTTGGGTGGGTATACACAACTGCTTTGgcctttgtgttgtcgaaggctttcttggccagaatgactgggttgctgtgagttttccaggctgtatggctacgttccagaagcatttgctcCTGATGCTTTGGTCTGTTTTAGATCTACAGTCACAACTATCCTCAAGTTTTAATTTTCAGTTATTGTTGTGAAgtccacagcctgttttagtggTTTGAGTGGACAAATACAGAACTGTTTTTGtctgtgtgttgtcgaaggttttcatggctataatgactgggttttctgggctgtatggccatgttccagaagcagttgCTGCTGACACTTTGGTCTGTTTTAGATCTACAGTGACAAGTTGAAAAAAAGTTGGATAGGAGTGAATTTCCACCAGAAAAAGCACAGCCATGGTTTACAAAATAGAGCagggcatggacaaactttggccttccctccaggtgttttggacttcaactcccacaattcctaacagccggtaggctgttaggaattgtgggagttgaagtccaaaacacctggagggaaggccaaagtttgtccatgtctgaaatacagcctagTAGTTGCTGTGAGTTGAAACATCTTGCCTAGTCTGGtttgggaagagggaaagaagaggaggaaagagaaggaggtcTGATGGGAATGCAAATGTGAGCCTGGGTGGTGTGTTGTGTACAGCTTTGTgcccctttctttctctgtccTCCCAgccccccttcttcttcctcctcctcctcctcctcccttggctCCCTGTGCCCTGTTTAAATGTGCCTGCAGTGAAGCTGGCCTGGGATTATCAGGGAGCCGGGATCAGTGGGTGATTTCCAGAGCTGGAGAGCTGAGCTTTGCAGCCAAGGAGGCCCCGGTCGAGACAGCCAGAGGAGCAGATAGCACCAGAGACTGGCGCCAGCAGGCCCCTTTTGTTTATCTGACAGTTAAATATCAAGGCAATCGCCGCCTGGCTTGCCCTGCCTCCAACCTCCACAGCTAAGACAAACAGTTTGGCTACAAGAATGCCACTCTTATCATAAGTTCCtatcttttttcctctctccccccccctttcttcgtcccccctctctctcctttctcatgGCTCTGCTTTTATTTAATCTCTCTTTTTCTAATTCCAgagtctccccctcctccttactCCAGATACCCAATGGATTTTCTCAAACCAACTGGTAAGTAGGCTGCtctttctgaatttttttccTCTTAATGGAGAATGGGGCACTTCTCGGGAAAGCTTTCCTTCCCTCAATAtgtgcattattattgttgttattgctatttatAATGTCGTTGTCGTTGCTGTCAGAGATTatttttggttggtttgtttcc
This genomic interval from Anolis sagrei isolate rAnoSag1 chromosome 2, rAnoSag1.mat, whole genome shotgun sequence contains the following:
- the SMAD7 gene encoding mothers against decapentaplegic homolog 7, which gives rise to MFRTKRSVLVRRLWRSRAPGAAAAAASAAAGAGGTGHGGGGTGGGSSSGGGGDEEGGGELGEGALDPRAHGGGGGGGSRVCCLGKGGGKAPKGPHAGGSEAELKALTHAVLKRLKEKQLEALLQAVESRGATRTACLLLPGKGDAKLGPHWYSLPLLLGKVFRWPDLRPGAELKRLPACESYGKAPGPEPLCCNPFHLSRLCELESPPPPYSRYPMDFLKPTASCPDSVPSSTETGGTNYLAPGGLSDSQVLQEPGDPSHWCVVAYWEEKTRVGRLYSVQEPSLDIFYDLPQGNGFCLGQLNSDNKSQLVQKVRSKIGYGIQLTKEVDGVWVYNRSSYPIFIKSATLDNPDSRTLLVHKVFPGFSIKAFDYEKAYSLQRPNDHEFMQQPWTGFTVQISFVKGWGQCYTRQFISSCPCWLEVIFNNR